The Micromonospora krabiensis genome window below encodes:
- a CDS encoding putative quinol monooxygenase, producing MSVNHGFHATMTARHGKGDELVALLLDAPSLPHEDCVVFLVGRSAGDPDVVHVTEGWTSREAHAAFFATEQAQALVAALQPLLAAESIYGDEVPVGGKAVF from the coding sequence ATGAGCGTCAACCATGGCTTCCACGCCACCATGACCGCCCGGCACGGCAAGGGCGACGAGCTGGTCGCGCTCCTGCTCGACGCGCCGTCGCTACCCCACGAGGACTGCGTCGTCTTCCTGGTCGGCCGCTCGGCCGGCGACCCGGACGTGGTACACGTGACCGAGGGCTGGACGAGCCGGGAGGCCCACGCCGCGTTCTTCGCCACCGAGCAGGCGCAGGCGCTGGTGGCCGCGCTTCAGCCGCTGCTGGCCGCCGAGTCAATCTACGGCGACGAGGTGCCCGTCGGCGGCAAAGCCGTCTTCTGA
- a CDS encoding alpha/beta hydrolase fold domain-containing protein yields MLARPDFDPELGTLLAQLPATPHLDADMLAQIRPFAVQPVGPLLDGRAVDRRELTVPAADGAPITLSVLRPANHTPATAAPCVYWIHGGGMVMGDRYSQIDIPLEWLEQLGAVVVSVDYRLAPEVGGTTLVEDCYTGLTWVADHAAELGVDPARVVVAGASAGGGLAAGVTLMARDRGGPAIAAQVLIGPMLDHRNGTTSSRQYAGGPGVWTREMNEFGWRCVLDGLDGDVPAYVSPALADDLAGLPPTYVDAGSAEVFRDEGVDYASRIWSAGGHADLHIWAGGFHGFDALHPTALLSAAARRSRTGWLARRWQRVSA; encoded by the coding sequence ATGCTGGCACGACCCGACTTCGACCCCGAGCTGGGCACGCTGCTCGCCCAACTGCCCGCCACCCCCCACCTCGACGCCGACATGCTCGCCCAGATCCGACCGTTCGCGGTGCAGCCCGTCGGTCCGCTGCTCGACGGCCGCGCGGTGGACCGGCGCGAACTCACCGTCCCCGCCGCGGACGGCGCACCGATCACCCTGTCCGTCCTGCGCCCCGCGAACCACACCCCGGCCACCGCGGCTCCCTGCGTCTACTGGATCCACGGCGGCGGCATGGTCATGGGTGACCGCTACTCCCAGATCGACATCCCGTTGGAGTGGCTGGAGCAGCTCGGGGCCGTGGTGGTCTCGGTCGACTACCGGCTCGCGCCCGAGGTCGGCGGCACGACGCTGGTCGAGGACTGCTACACGGGCCTGACCTGGGTCGCCGACCACGCGGCCGAACTGGGCGTCGACCCGGCGCGCGTCGTCGTGGCGGGCGCCAGCGCGGGCGGTGGGCTGGCCGCCGGCGTCACCCTGATGGCCCGCGACCGGGGCGGCCCGGCGATCGCGGCCCAGGTGCTGATCGGCCCCATGCTCGACCACCGCAACGGCACCACCTCCAGCCGCCAGTACGCGGGCGGGCCGGGCGTCTGGACTCGGGAGATGAACGAGTTCGGGTGGCGGTGCGTGCTCGACGGACTCGACGGCGACGTCCCGGCGTACGTGTCACCGGCGCTCGCCGACGACCTCGCCGGCCTGCCCCCCACCTACGTCGACGCCGGCTCCGCCGAGGTCTTCCGCGACGAGGGCGTCGACTACGCCAGCCGCATCTGGTCGGCCGGTGGGCACGCCGACCTGCACATCTGGGCCGGCGGGTTCCACGGCTTCGACGCCCTCCACCCGACGGCTCTCCTCTCGGCCGCGGCGCGCCGGTCCCGCACCGGGTGGCTGGCTCGCCGCTGGCAGCGGGTCTCCGCCTGA
- a CDS encoding AraC family transcriptional regulator, producing MDLTELRALLARHARPDMRTSIDGVLISKVERRTPPTTSMSGTVLAFIAQGAKQIALGDRVYEYRAGQYLVASVDLPVTGRFTRASAHAPALGFGLVLRPALIAELLSQAAPGDLPPLAGGAPSGMVVSDAPDELGDAVVRLLRLLDRPRDATVLAPLIEREILWRVLTGEQGAAVRQLGLADSSLSHVARAVTWIRDHYAQSFRVEDLARRSGMSASAFYRNFQAVTSMSPIQFQKQIRLQEARLLLATHPNDVTGVGVRVGYESPSQFSREYRRQFGAPPSQDAARLRGVTRAPAPAVV from the coding sequence GTGGACCTCACCGAGCTGCGGGCGCTGCTGGCGCGTCATGCCCGACCCGACATGCGTACGTCGATCGACGGGGTGCTGATCTCGAAGGTCGAGCGGCGGACCCCACCGACCACGTCGATGTCCGGCACGGTGCTGGCGTTCATCGCCCAGGGCGCGAAACAGATCGCCCTGGGCGACCGCGTGTACGAGTACCGCGCCGGCCAGTACCTGGTGGCGTCGGTCGACCTGCCGGTCACCGGCCGGTTCACCCGGGCCAGCGCCCACGCCCCGGCGCTCGGGTTCGGGCTGGTCCTGCGACCGGCCCTGATCGCGGAGCTGCTGTCGCAGGCGGCGCCGGGTGATCTTCCGCCGCTGGCCGGTGGCGCGCCGTCGGGGATGGTGGTGAGCGACGCCCCGGACGAGTTGGGCGACGCGGTGGTCCGGCTGCTGCGACTGCTGGACCGGCCCCGGGACGCCACGGTGCTCGCGCCCCTGATCGAACGGGAGATCCTCTGGCGGGTCCTGACCGGGGAGCAGGGGGCTGCGGTCCGGCAACTGGGACTGGCCGACAGCAGCCTCAGTCACGTCGCGCGGGCGGTCACCTGGATCCGTGACCACTACGCGCAGTCGTTCCGGGTGGAGGACCTGGCCCGCCGGTCCGGGATGAGCGCTTCGGCGTTCTACCGGAACTTCCAGGCGGTGACATCGATGAGCCCCATCCAGTTTCAGAAGCAGATCCGGTTGCAGGAGGCGCGGCTCCTGCTCGCCACACACCCCAACGACGTCACCGGTGTGGGGGTGCGGGTCGGCTACGAGAGCCCGTCGCAGTTCAGCCGCGAGTACCGCCGCCAGTTCGGCGCCCCGCCGAGCCAGGACGCGGCCCGTCTGCGCGGTGTCACCCGGGCCCCGGCGCCGGCGGTCGTCTGA
- a CDS encoding maleylpyruvate isomerase family mycothiol-dependent enzyme yields the protein MTNATDAAFDGWCEGVVTQAGLMASHLAGVDLRTPVPSCPGWTVVQLARHVGAGHRWATEIVRTRASSPLPDTELRELSGHTDGDPAALARWLTEGAVRLADTLRTAGPAAEVWTPVPGRTDAAFYARRFAHETLVHRADAALALGLSFDADRSAVVDALDEWMELDSLPVMLEFKPDRRTLLGPGRTVHLHATDAPSGGAWEWLVDLTGPVGTWRRTHEEAAVTVRGPLVELLLTVYGRRPPRDATVRVDGDRELLERWLALVSFG from the coding sequence ATGACGAACGCGACGGACGCGGCTTTCGACGGCTGGTGCGAGGGTGTCGTCACCCAGGCCGGACTGATGGCGTCGCACCTGGCCGGCGTCGACCTGCGGACACCGGTGCCGTCCTGCCCCGGCTGGACCGTCGTCCAGCTCGCGCGGCACGTCGGCGCGGGGCACCGCTGGGCGACGGAGATCGTGCGGACCCGGGCGTCGTCGCCGCTGCCCGACACCGAGTTGCGCGAGCTGTCCGGGCACACCGACGGCGACCCGGCGGCGCTCGCGCGGTGGCTCACGGAGGGTGCGGTCCGTCTCGCCGACACCCTGCGGACGGCCGGGCCGGCGGCCGAGGTGTGGACGCCGGTGCCGGGCCGGACGGACGCGGCCTTCTACGCCCGCCGCTTCGCCCACGAGACCCTGGTCCACCGGGCGGACGCGGCTCTGGCGTTGGGCCTGTCGTTCGACGCCGACCGGTCGGCCGTGGTCGACGCGCTCGACGAGTGGATGGAACTCGACTCGCTGCCGGTGATGCTGGAGTTCAAGCCCGACCGGCGGACCCTGCTCGGGCCAGGGCGCACCGTGCACCTGCACGCCACCGACGCGCCGTCCGGCGGCGCGTGGGAGTGGCTGGTCGACCTCACCGGGCCGGTCGGCACCTGGCGGCGCACGCACGAGGAAGCCGCGGTGACCGTACGCGGGCCACTCGTCGAGCTGCTGCTGACCGTGTACGGGCGGCGACCGCCGCGGGACGCCACCGTGCGGGTCGACGGCGACCGGGAGTTGCTGGAACGCTGGCTGGCTCTGGTCAGTTTCGGCTGA
- a CDS encoding serine/threonine-protein kinase yields MPDVGDLIGDRYRLAGRIAGGGMGEVWRAEDETLNRPVAVKLMRAHITSDSSAGERFRREARAMAALRHPGVADVYDYGEADQPDGRRLAYIVMAYVGGQPLSARIAEVGRLSVAETVSIVAQTARALQAAHDIGVVHRDVKPGNLIIEPDGHVVLVDFGIAVSSEATSLTATNQVLGTALYMAPEQLSRQTVTPAVDVYALGAVAYHCLAGHPPFPGDNPIAVAVRRLEEAPPPLPDDVPPAVRDLVATAMARAPEHRFASAGAMAAAAEAATGPLAGTAAATLAATDVLGVAVPTAPAAAVHPNPVAAEGERGSAGRRRLIIGLSVAALATAVAAVVLADPAGWTPGRSGVPSSPGVNSPSGRPVDRDSGGSTPEGVRGGSADPDVTRSARPTSAPARTPSTRPSVPEASPSATRSAPEPSDEPTDEPTTEPTEEPESPSPGPRATADVGPVSRN; encoded by the coding sequence ATGCCAGACGTCGGAGACCTCATCGGCGACCGCTACCGCCTGGCCGGCCGGATCGCCGGTGGCGGCATGGGCGAGGTGTGGCGCGCCGAGGACGAGACCCTGAACCGGCCCGTCGCGGTGAAGCTCATGCGCGCCCACATCACCTCGGACTCCAGCGCCGGGGAACGCTTCCGGCGTGAGGCACGCGCGATGGCGGCGCTGCGACACCCCGGGGTGGCGGACGTCTACGACTACGGCGAGGCCGACCAGCCCGACGGCCGGCGGCTCGCCTACATCGTCATGGCGTACGTGGGCGGGCAACCCCTGTCGGCGCGCATCGCCGAGGTGGGCCGGCTGAGCGTGGCGGAGACGGTGTCGATCGTCGCGCAGACCGCCCGGGCCCTGCAGGCCGCCCACGACATCGGCGTGGTGCACCGCGACGTGAAGCCGGGCAACCTCATCATCGAGCCGGACGGGCACGTCGTGCTCGTCGACTTCGGTATCGCGGTCTCCTCGGAGGCGACCAGCCTGACCGCCACGAACCAGGTGCTTGGCACGGCCCTCTACATGGCGCCGGAGCAACTGTCCCGACAGACGGTGACACCGGCCGTGGACGTCTACGCGCTGGGCGCCGTCGCGTACCACTGTCTGGCCGGCCACCCGCCGTTCCCCGGCGACAACCCGATCGCCGTGGCGGTGCGCCGTCTGGAGGAGGCGCCGCCGCCGCTGCCCGACGACGTCCCCCCGGCGGTCCGTGACCTGGTCGCCACGGCCATGGCCCGCGCCCCCGAGCATCGGTTCGCGTCGGCCGGGGCGATGGCCGCCGCCGCGGAGGCCGCCACCGGCCCGCTCGCCGGGACGGCGGCGGCGACCCTCGCGGCGACGGATGTGCTCGGCGTGGCCGTCCCCACGGCCCCCGCCGCGGCCGTACACCCGAACCCGGTGGCCGCCGAGGGGGAGCGGGGGAGCGCCGGCCGGCGCCGGTTGATCATCGGCCTTTCGGTCGCCGCCCTGGCCACGGCGGTGGCCGCCGTCGTGCTCGCCGACCCCGCCGGGTGGACGCCCGGGCGGTCCGGCGTGCCCTCGTCGCCCGGCGTCAACTCCCCGTCGGGACGCCCGGTCGACCGGGACTCCGGCGGAAGCACACCCGAGGGCGTGCGCGGCGGCTCCGCCGATCCGGACGTCACCAGGTCCGCGCGGCCGACGTCCGCACCGGCACGCACCCCGTCCACCCGGCCCAGCGTCCCGGAGGCGTCGCCCTCCGCCACCCGCAGCGCCCCGGAACCGTCCGACGAGCCGACCGACGAGCCGACGACAGAACCGACCGAGGAGCCGGAGTCCCCCTCACCGGGCCCGCGGGCGACCGCCGACGTGGGACCGGTCAGCCGAAACTGA
- a CDS encoding SMI1/KNR4 family protein: protein MVEEADYRGAVDDQEFSEAEEALGRPLPDEWRRYLQGESWFRRGWMATGTYVWLNSPSEMVEVHDAWDDATDAHPGIAVIGDNGSREQFVLDLRGDPAPVLLVDLSSDGWDGAIRQADTVGEFIDRVEAGTFAIDFGEAVPDEWGRPMRVDRATPRM from the coding sequence ATCGTCGAAGAGGCCGACTACCGCGGCGCGGTCGACGATCAGGAGTTCAGCGAGGCCGAGGAGGCGCTGGGTCGGCCGCTGCCGGATGAGTGGCGTCGCTATCTGCAGGGTGAGTCGTGGTTCCGGCGGGGCTGGATGGCGACCGGCACGTACGTCTGGCTCAATTCGCCGAGCGAGATGGTGGAGGTGCACGACGCGTGGGACGACGCCACCGACGCCCACCCCGGGATCGCGGTCATCGGCGACAACGGCTCGCGCGAACAGTTCGTGCTCGACCTGCGCGGTGACCCCGCGCCGGTGCTGCTGGTCGACCTCTCCAGCGACGGCTGGGACGGCGCCATCCGGCAGGCCGACACCGTCGGGGAGTTCATCGACCGCGTCGAGGCGGGCACCTTCGCGATCGACTTCGGCGAGGCGGTGCCCGACGAGTGGGGCCGTCCGATGAGGGTCGATCGCGCTACTCCAAGGATGTAG
- a CDS encoding CehA/McbA family metallohydrolase codes for MTTATVAGAEFPPRRVAGRGRGWYRGDCHVHSRRSHGGELTPEELAAAAREVGLDFIAVTEHNTADTHGAWGSLAGDDLLVLLGQEIVTDSGHWLALGLEPGQVVDWRHKPHDGLIDRAQDHVHQAGGLCVVAHPHAPYPSGTFRFPLQGFDAVEVWNGLWSSDLPWNADNEAAVAEWGRALAAEVPHGRWRPAIGNSDVHLRGQIGTPETVVMAEELGSGALLAGIRAGHTWIAESGAVGLSFTARAGDRTAGIGERLEAGDAAVVARVELTGVPSGTVSFLNDRGVTHREVLPHGGAGSIDWHTGGQESTFVRVEVRHPSGHMAALTNPIIMI; via the coding sequence ATGACGACGGCGACCGTCGCCGGGGCGGAGTTTCCGCCCAGACGGGTGGCCGGACGGGGGCGTGGCTGGTACCGGGGCGACTGCCATGTGCATTCGCGGCGCTCGCACGGCGGTGAGCTGACGCCGGAGGAGCTCGCCGCCGCCGCCCGCGAGGTCGGGCTCGACTTCATCGCCGTCACGGAGCACAACACCGCGGACACCCACGGGGCCTGGGGGTCGCTGGCCGGTGACGATCTGCTGGTGCTCCTCGGCCAGGAGATCGTCACCGACAGCGGTCACTGGCTCGCGCTGGGACTGGAGCCCGGCCAGGTCGTCGACTGGCGCCACAAGCCTCACGACGGCCTGATCGACCGCGCGCAGGACCACGTCCATCAGGCCGGTGGCCTGTGCGTCGTGGCCCACCCGCACGCGCCGTACCCGTCCGGCACCTTCCGGTTCCCGTTGCAGGGCTTCGACGCGGTCGAGGTGTGGAACGGGCTGTGGAGTTCGGACCTGCCCTGGAACGCCGACAACGAGGCGGCGGTCGCCGAGTGGGGCCGCGCTCTGGCGGCCGAGGTACCCCACGGGCGGTGGCGACCCGCGATAGGCAACAGTGACGTACACCTGCGGGGTCAGATCGGCACTCCGGAGACGGTCGTTATGGCCGAGGAGCTGGGCTCCGGTGCCCTGCTCGCCGGCATCCGGGCTGGACACACCTGGATCGCCGAGTCGGGTGCGGTCGGTTTGTCGTTCACCGCCCGCGCCGGCGACCGCACCGCCGGCATCGGTGAGCGACTGGAAGCCGGAGACGCGGCGGTCGTGGCCCGGGTTGAGCTGACGGGTGTGCCGTCCGGCACGGTCAGCTTCCTTAACGACCGGGGCGTGACGCACCGTGAGGTGTTGCCACACGGGGGCGCGGGCAGCATCGACTGGCACACCGGCGGCCAGGAGTCGACGTTCGTCCGCGTCGAGGTTCGCCACCCCAGCGGGCACATGGCGGCGCTGACCAACCCGATCATCATGATCTAG
- a CDS encoding dihydrofolate reductase family protein translates to MAKVISTLFISADGVAEIDPDWHFPYFDENMGRAVTEDYNAADVLLIGRETYDSFAGAWPDREAAGGDDAPFAKQLGDMRKVVVSRQPRQFTWRNSEVIDGDLVDAVAALKADAGIQGILIPGSISVVQQLLAAGLVDELRLLVHPVAARKGRRLFDEGDTAYHLAVTATEAFPTGVIRVIYTPASAPGKVGYDEVKEQVPAGK, encoded by the coding sequence ATGGCAAAGGTCATCTCCACCCTGTTCATCTCCGCCGACGGCGTCGCCGAGATCGACCCCGACTGGCACTTCCCGTACTTCGACGAGAACATGGGCCGCGCGGTCACGGAGGACTACAACGCGGCCGACGTGCTGCTCATCGGGCGCGAGACGTACGACAGCTTTGCCGGCGCCTGGCCGGACCGGGAGGCGGCCGGCGGGGACGACGCCCCCTTCGCCAAGCAGCTCGGCGACATGCGCAAGGTCGTCGTGTCCCGTCAGCCGCGGCAGTTCACCTGGCGAAACTCCGAGGTGATCGACGGCGACCTCGTCGACGCCGTCGCCGCGCTCAAGGCCGACGCCGGCATCCAGGGCATCCTCATCCCCGGGTCCATCTCCGTGGTGCAGCAGCTACTGGCCGCCGGGCTGGTCGACGAGCTGCGCCTGCTGGTGCACCCGGTGGCGGCGCGCAAGGGCCGCAGGCTGTTCGACGAGGGCGACACCGCGTACCACCTGGCCGTGACGGCGACCGAGGCGTTCCCGACCGGCGTGATCCGGGTGATCTACACGCCGGCCTCCGCGCCCGGGAAGGTCGGCTACGACGAGGTCAAGGAGCAGGTGCCCGCCGGGAAGTGA
- a CDS encoding LLM class flavin-dependent oxidoreductase encodes MATELEFGLDSFGDVTVDAQGKRLPYARVIRNVVEQAVLADRLGVDAIGLGEHHRDDYAISAPEIVLAAIAGQTERIRLGTAVTVLSSDDPVRVFERFATLDAVSQGRAEIMLGRGSFTESFPLFGYDLADYERLFEEKLELMARLLDEEPVTWQGTVRAPLKQQQVYPKTESGRIRTWVGVGGSPQSVVRAARLGFPLALAVIGGDPARFAPYVELYHRALDQFGQERLPVTAHVPGFVADTDQEAADLLWPHARDLLNRLGRERGWPPMNRARFEADIADGAWHVGSPETVARKIAKTVRALGLQRIDLKYANGSMAHEHLVNTVELYGTKVIPRVRELLAE; translated from the coding sequence ATGGCGACGGAGCTGGAATTCGGGCTGGACAGCTTCGGCGACGTCACCGTCGACGCTCAGGGGAAGCGGCTCCCCTACGCGCGGGTGATCCGCAACGTGGTCGAGCAGGCCGTCCTCGCCGACCGGCTCGGCGTCGACGCCATCGGCCTCGGCGAGCACCACCGCGACGACTACGCCATCTCGGCCCCGGAGATCGTGCTCGCCGCGATCGCCGGCCAGACCGAGCGCATCCGGCTGGGCACGGCGGTCACCGTTCTGAGCTCCGACGATCCGGTACGCGTGTTCGAGCGGTTCGCCACCCTCGACGCGGTGTCCCAGGGGCGCGCCGAGATCATGCTCGGCCGGGGCTCGTTCACCGAGTCGTTCCCGCTGTTCGGCTACGACCTCGCCGACTACGAGCGGCTCTTCGAGGAGAAGCTCGAACTGATGGCCCGCCTGCTGGACGAGGAGCCGGTGACCTGGCAGGGCACCGTACGCGCCCCGTTGAAGCAGCAGCAGGTCTACCCGAAGACGGAGTCCGGCCGGATTCGCACCTGGGTGGGCGTCGGCGGCAGCCCACAGTCGGTGGTCCGCGCCGCCCGGCTCGGCTTTCCGCTGGCGCTGGCGGTCATCGGCGGCGACCCGGCCCGGTTCGCCCCCTACGTCGAGCTGTACCACCGGGCTCTCGACCAGTTCGGCCAGGAGCGTCTTCCGGTCACCGCGCACGTGCCCGGCTTCGTCGCCGACACCGACCAGGAAGCCGCCGACCTGCTCTGGCCGCACGCCCGTGACCTGCTCAACCGCCTCGGCCGTGAGCGCGGCTGGCCGCCCATGAACCGTGCCCGCTTCGAGGCCGACATCGCCGACGGGGCATGGCACGTCGGCTCACCGGAGACCGTCGCGCGCAAGATCGCGAAGACGGTACGGGCGCTCGGGCTGCAGCGCATCGACCTCAAGTACGCCAACGGTTCGATGGCACACGAGCACCTCGTGAACACCGTCGAGCTGTACGGCACGAAGGTGATCCCCCGGGTCCGGGAGCTGCTGGCCGAGTGA
- a CDS encoding heme-degrading domain-containing protein — protein MSELQEQEERLQFDRFDHDDAWELGSRLVGMARERDLSVTVDIRLGDHQLFHCALPGTTADNDDWIERKIRVVRRFGHSSYLVGQSYRDRGTTFEQQPHLDPARYAAHGGCFPIILRGTGPVGTVTVSGLPQLDDHRLVVEALGLHLEAKRAG, from the coding sequence ATGTCAGAGCTGCAGGAGCAGGAGGAACGCCTCCAGTTCGACCGCTTCGACCACGACGACGCCTGGGAGCTGGGCAGTCGGCTGGTCGGGATGGCCCGGGAGCGGGACCTCTCCGTCACGGTCGACATCCGGCTCGGCGACCACCAGCTCTTCCACTGCGCGCTGCCCGGCACCACCGCCGACAACGACGACTGGATCGAGCGCAAGATCCGGGTCGTACGTCGGTTCGGGCACAGCTCCTACCTGGTCGGCCAGAGCTACCGCGACCGTGGTACCACCTTCGAGCAGCAACCCCACCTCGACCCGGCCCGGTACGCGGCGCACGGCGGCTGCTTCCCGATCATCCTGCGGGGCACCGGCCCGGTCGGCACCGTCACCGTGTCGGGCCTGCCGCAGCTCGACGACCACCGCCTCGTCGTCGAGGCTCTCGGTCTCCACCTGGAGGCCAAGCGCGCCGGCTGA
- a CDS encoding phosphocholine-specific phospholipase C — protein MSTVDRRTFLKMVGAPAVGAALPASLDKALAIPANNKTGSIRDVEHVIILMQENRSFDHYFGTLRGVRGFGDPHPVTLPSGKDVWHQPDGDGELLPFRPEVKDLGQTFLPDPPHGWNDGHAAWNEGRFDQWVPNKGVTAMTYHTRQDLAYHYALADAFTVCDSYHCSLMGPTDPNRYHMWSGWVGNDGRGGGPVITNAEAGYDWSTYPERLERNGVSWKIYQDVGTGLTAAGSWGWTNDPYIGNYGDNSLLYFHQYQNAKPGTPLADRAKTGTEVRTQGRDPEALLADFRADVEAGRLPQVSWITAPEAYTEHPNWEPAYGSWYISQVIDILAANPEVWSKMALFITYDEEGGFFDHVVPPTPPQTREQGLSTVPTTNEIFPGDAGHPAGPYGLGIRVPMIIVSPWTRGGWVNSEVFDHTSLIKFLETRFGAGRPDLVESNITPWRRAVVGDLTSAFDFRTPNRDRNVRLPDTDDFKPADLVRHPDEVPVPPVDQRLPKQERGVRPARALPYTLHATGRSGRDGFRIDFRNTGGAGAVFQVREAGSADAPRTYTVEPGRQLTDTWPSRSGHDLSVHGPNGFFRRFTGGRNAADLEITPSYDEHGYKLVLDLVNHGSKRVEVTVRDGYHGRPVTLSVRPGATERAKWTLERTHGWYDLTVTVAGDPGFAHRYAGHVENGRDSISDPALGGLV, from the coding sequence ATGAGCACGGTGGACCGTCGCACCTTCCTCAAGATGGTGGGCGCGCCCGCGGTGGGCGCGGCACTTCCGGCGAGCCTCGACAAGGCCCTCGCCATTCCGGCCAACAACAAGACCGGCTCCATCAGGGACGTGGAGCACGTCATCATCCTCATGCAGGAGAACCGCTCGTTCGACCACTACTTCGGCACACTGCGCGGCGTACGCGGCTTCGGCGACCCGCATCCGGTGACCCTGCCGTCCGGGAAGGACGTCTGGCACCAGCCCGACGGCGACGGCGAGCTGTTGCCGTTCCGCCCCGAGGTGAAGGACCTCGGTCAGACCTTCCTGCCGGACCCGCCGCACGGCTGGAACGACGGGCACGCCGCCTGGAACGAGGGCCGCTTCGACCAGTGGGTGCCCAACAAGGGCGTCACCGCGATGACCTACCACACCCGTCAGGACCTGGCCTACCACTACGCGCTCGCCGACGCGTTCACGGTCTGCGACAGCTACCACTGCTCGCTGATGGGGCCGACCGACCCGAACCGCTACCACATGTGGAGCGGCTGGGTCGGCAACGACGGCAGGGGCGGCGGCCCGGTCATCACCAACGCCGAGGCCGGCTACGACTGGTCGACCTACCCGGAGCGGCTGGAGCGCAACGGCGTCTCCTGGAAGATCTACCAGGACGTCGGCACCGGCCTCACCGCCGCCGGCTCCTGGGGCTGGACCAACGACCCGTACATCGGCAACTACGGCGACAACTCGCTGCTCTACTTCCACCAGTACCAGAACGCGAAGCCCGGCACCCCGCTCGCGGACCGGGCCAAGACCGGCACCGAGGTCCGGACCCAGGGCCGCGACCCGGAGGCGCTGCTCGCCGACTTCCGCGCCGACGTCGAGGCGGGACGCCTGCCGCAGGTCTCCTGGATCACCGCGCCGGAGGCGTACACCGAGCACCCGAACTGGGAGCCGGCCTACGGCTCCTGGTACATCTCGCAGGTCATCGACATCCTCGCCGCCAACCCCGAGGTGTGGAGCAAGATGGCGCTGTTCATCACGTACGACGAGGAGGGCGGCTTCTTCGACCACGTCGTCCCGCCGACCCCGCCGCAGACCCGCGAGCAGGGGTTGTCGACCGTCCCGACCACCAACGAGATCTTCCCCGGCGACGCCGGCCACCCCGCCGGGCCGTACGGGCTCGGGATCCGGGTTCCGATGATCATCGTGTCGCCGTGGACGCGGGGCGGCTGGGTCAACTCCGAGGTGTTCGACCACACCTCGCTGATCAAGTTCCTGGAGACGCGGTTCGGCGCGGGCCGCCCCGACCTGGTCGAGTCCAACATCACCCCGTGGCGGCGCGCCGTCGTCGGTGATCTGACCAGCGCCTTCGACTTCCGGACCCCCAACCGGGACCGGAACGTGCGGCTGCCCGACACCGACGACTTCAAGCCCGCGGACCTGGTCCGGCACCCCGACGAGGTGCCGGTCCCGCCGGTGGACCAGCGGCTGCCGAAGCAGGAACGGGGCGTACGCCCGGCGCGCGCCCTGCCGTACACCCTGCACGCCACCGGCCGCAGCGGCCGTGACGGCTTCCGCATCGACTTCCGCAACACCGGCGGCGCCGGCGCGGTCTTCCAGGTGCGCGAGGCCGGCAGCGCCGACGCCCCGCGCACCTACACCGTCGAGCCGGGCCGGCAGCTGACCGACACCTGGCCGAGCCGGTCCGGGCACGACCTGTCCGTGCACGGCCCGAACGGCTTCTTCCGGCGGTTCACCGGCGGTCGGAACGCCGCCGACCTGGAGATCACCCCGTCGTACGACGAGCACGGCTACAAACTCGTCCTCGACCTCGTGAACCACGGGTCGAAGCGGGTCGAGGTGACCGTCCGCGACGGCTACCACGGCCGCCCGGTCACCCTGTCGGTGCGGCCCGGTGCGACCGAGCGTGCGAAGTGGACGCTGGAGCGCACCCACGGCTGGTACGACCTGACCGTCACCGTCGCCGGCGACCCCGGCTTCGCGCACCGCTACGCCGGCCACGTCGAGAACGGCAGGGACAGCATCAGCGACCCGGCGCTCGGCGGGCTCGTCTAG